AAACTAGATACGAATCATTTGTAAGATTGTAGAGCAGCGACGAAAACAGGAAAGGTTAGGGCTCCCCTCTTATTAAACTGGCCAGATGGACCATGGCTAATCTGGAGGAACATAATAACCTCTGGCTTTTTCTCAATATTCTGATTTGCATCTAAAATGTAGGCCTTTCCGCTTCTTTGGCAAAGTTCTGGATTACTGGAAACAGACAAAAATGTAATATTCTTTTTTCCACCTTGTTACTTTGTTACAGTTTCCACATTTTTGGTTGTAAAGAATAACAGCGCTAACAACAATGGATTTAGTTGTGAAgcacaaataaaataatattttattacgTTAGATTAAGCTACTGTAACAAAATCCTAAAAATGCTTCCCCACTATCAGTATTACAATAATTGCATTATTTACAATAGTAAATTTAAGAGTCACTACATCATTTTTTGGACTGTACAGTACAATGATTTTTCACAGTTTGAAACAAAGTTTTTCCAAATTTACAGTACAATGAGTTGGTTTTCCAACAATACATAATGCCTATTAAAGAGGGTCTGTGACTGGGCATCAATGAGATGCCCTATTTACAATGGTGTAATGGGTGCTACCTGCTTAACAGTCTACAAGGCTAAAGTTTGGAAggccttaagggggtactccgctgacccagcattcagaacattttgttgcaAACACTTGGAGGGGGcggcaggggttgtgacgtcTCGGCCAAGCCCCTTGTTTcatcacaccactccccctcaatgcaagtctatgggagtcacgccccctcccatagacttgcattcagggggcatggtgtgacgtcacaaggggtgtgaccgtgacattaCGACCCCCGCCACCTGCACCCAGTAttgtaaatgaacgccgggtgctgcacaaccatcgcgggggtcccagctgcgggactcccgcgatcagacattttatcccctatcctttggataggggataagatgtctaggggcagagtacccctttaaaatattgtGTGTTGTTCTCTAAGCAGTACATTCCTCTTATCCTACTGGCCAAATGGAACTACACAGCCACCATTCCAATGGTTATACATGAACAGTGTCTGGGCCTTAGCTGTGTGACCCTCTCTCTCAATTGGCAGCTGGTGTGGCCAGAAGGGGTAGAAGCTATGAGAATGGAGGAGAATAACATAGCCGCAAATGTTTTTATCTGCGCCAATACAACTGAGATAAATAATAAGGTGTATGCAGTTCCTGTGCTGGGCTAAACAAAGTTGccagattttttttctcctaaaaaagtggcactccagtggaaataattttttttttcactgaactggtgccagaacgttatacaggtttgtaatttacttctgtataaaaatcttaatccttccagtacttatcagctgctgtatgctccacaggaagttgtgtagttctttcctgtctgcccacagtgctctctgctgacacctctgtccgtgtcaggaactgtccagagtaggagcaaatccccatagcaaacctctcctgctctggacagttcctgacacggacagaggtgtcagcagagagcactgtggtcagattggaaataactacacaacttcctgtggagcatacagcagctgataagtactggaaggattaagatttttatatagaagtaatttacaaatctgtttaactttctggcaccagttgatttgacaatgtttttttcccaccgaagaacccctttaaggctaccaaCAGGCCCCTTTTGGCCAGAaagaaaacaccacaaaaaaattgTATAGGCGTTTTTTTCTTGCCGTCTTAGaccctgttttttctttttacaagacatGTTATTCTTTCATCATGGGACTTAATGATTTCAGTTAGAAATCTATAGAAGTAAAAACGGCATAATGTCTTGAAAAAAGGCCATACCCAGAGCCTGACGGTTTTGCCAATGAGCCTTAAAAagccaaaaaaatgccatgtggtgAGGCATGCTTGCCAAAACAAAAATGCCCCCTGTGTTTCCTGTCTCCAATAGGTTTCTCCCATCTTATAAAGTGATAGCATGTCACTGCTTCACCTTCACTGTTTCCCCCTGAACAGTCATGTCCTAGTCATTGGCTGTGTAGGGAACTGCAGCAGGGCCCCATGATGAATGGGGTTCCCAAAAGTGGGACCCCAAAATTTATGAAGTCGTTGCATGTCCTAGCTCCATGCCATTACTTTATAAGgttttttttgtaaacatttttttttatagtagttaAAATAAATTCCTTACATGGCTGGAACCAGCATAAACACCCCTTTACCCTCCACTAATTTCGCTGCCATCCCAGAGTTTTCAACTGGAAGTGCTGCTGTGACCatgtatacagggtgggccatttatatggatacaccttaataaaatgggaatggttggtgatattaacttcctgtttgtggcacattagtatatgtgaggggggaaacttttcaacatgggtggtgaccatggcggccattttgaagtcggacattttgaatccaacttttgttttttcaataggaagagggtcatgtgacacatcaaacttattgggaatttcacaataaagacaatgatgtgcttggttttaacgtaactttattctttcattcgttatttacaagtttctgaccacttataaaatgtgttcaatgtgctgcccattgtgttggattgtcaatgcaaccctcttctcccactcttcacacactgaaactacggatactggaagcctgtgctagcatttctcctgcggtgttgctatcctattgaaaaaacaaaagttggattcaaaatggccgacttcaaaatggccgccatggtcaccatccatcttgaaaagtttcccccctcacatatactaatgtgccacaaacaggaagttaatatcaccaaccattcccattttattaaggtgtatccatataaatggcccaccctgtacattaatggggtactccgcccctagacatcttataccctatccaaaggggaccccctcctatctcggctgcggcaccccagacatccggtgcacagagtgacTTTCGCtctatgccggatgactggcgatgccgggcggaggctcgtgatgtcacagccacaccccctgaacgcaggtctatgggagagggcgtaatGGCCCTTTAAGCATGAGATGCTGCAGCCATTTACTGTTTTCAGCTGTCTCATCCTACTTGTACAGCACATCACATGCACTatgtcagtgttacccaaccagggtgcctccagctgttgcaaaactacaactcccaggatgcccggacaacctgtctgggcctgctgggagttgtagtttcgtaacagccggaggcaccttggttgggaaaaactgcactaTGTACACAATGTAAACACAGCACTACGGCAATGGACACTGAGGAAGTTTAGGGGTGAGTAAAGTTGTTTTTTCATGCAAAGAACAAAACTATTGCAAAGGTGCGTGAACCCTTTCAAGAGGAATGACCTGCAACAATAATTGCATCAAGTTAGTATCAAGTACATCAAGTATAGCATAATGTCAATGGCGACTAACACCTGTATATTTTGTCTTTAAAAATGATtgtgttaaaggagttatccagaaatagaaaaacagagctaatttctttcacaaAAACACTCCCcatttgtctccaggttgggtgtggttctgcagctcagttttattgtagtgaatggagccaagttgtaataccacacccaacctggggacagacagggaactgtttttaaaagaaatgagctatgttttccaattcctggataacccctttaagccatggtACTATATACAGCTCTAGGCTGAGTACTGTGATTAGAtgctaaaatggaaaattaaggTTGATTTGGAACTTCTACCTAGTTACAGGCCAATACTTCACTCCAAAGTCAGCCATAGCACAAGCCAAAAACTAATAACACCGTCCAACACATGTACACGGTACATAAAATGTAAAGACCACAAGGCACAAAAGGAGGACACAAATGTCAGCTAGTGTGCAGATTAGTCCAATCCTGGGCTACAAAAGGTACCCATTCATCTTCAATAGCTATCGGCTTAGAGCGTTCCTCcagaccccccccatacacatccaTGTTATGCCTCAGATGGCAGCTTATCTGCAGGGAAAGCAAAATGATTgggtttgaaatttaaaggggtactcccaccctagacatcttatcccctatccaaaggataggggataagatgtctgatcgcgggggtcacgcccgtcccctcaatgcaagtctatgggagggggcgtgacgccccctcccatagacttccattgaggggacgggcgtgacgtcacacggggggcggagtcctgatgtcacggacttccgttcccggagtcgcgactcagaccctccagcggttccggtgagaacacaggtgggtgccgcatgcaataatgcgggggtccccagcggcgggacccccgcgatcagacatcttatcccctatcctttggataggggataagatgtctagggtgggagtacccctttaacagccccGATCACtttcccccaaaatcatgtgtttGGGAGCGTCAGGAATTTTCATAAACATAAGATGGTTGGACGATCATGCCAACTATAGAGGTTTTTAACAAAATCAAGATTTCCACAGAATTCTTGAAGCTTCGCAGAAGGATAACATAGCAGattttactttatatttgcagctcacatttttttaaacaaggatACTAATAAGAATTTTCTAATTTTTGCcatctttaaagaggtattcctgtgaatttttttttcatatcaactggctccaaaaagttagacagatttgtaaattacttctatttaaaaatcttaatcctaccagtacttatcagctgcggaagttgagttgttcttttctgtctgaccacagtgctctctgctgacacctctgtctgtctcaggaactgtccaaagcaggagcaaaaccccatagcaaacctctcctgctctgacagttcctgagacagacagaggtgttagcagagagcacttttgtcggctagaaaagaacaactcaacttcagcagctaattagttactggtaggattaaaaaaatttaatataagtaatttacaaatctgtttcactttctggagccagttgatatgaaaaaaactttttcactggagttcccctttaagatacaGCTTTCTGTAATCAGATTTCCAAATGCAGGATCAAAATAGTTTTGGTCCTTGAACTGTTCACACTGACCTAAATCATATAAAATATTGGGTGTTGTCTTTCCAGTTGCCTGCAAATAACCCTCCTGGATTTTGAAGGAATGGGTGCAATCCAGACCTGAGGGGACTTTGATGGGTAAACATTTGGTGACTCTTGGTTAAGGTTATTTTCAGAAGTCCTACTGCTTATGAGTGTACCGCCTATGGCTTCTTCTACAACATGGCACTGTATGCCGAGTGTTTTATTCGACTTGGAAATATTGGCCATTACTTTCTTGTTTTTAGTGCCGAACACAGGATCAGTTTGTGTGGATTTATGAACCTGGCCTGGAAAATAATCAGTCATAGTACCAATGGACCGCGTATGGCTGGTGCGGACACCCCTTCTCATGAATCCTCTGCGGTGATCTCTGTTAGGTTGATGTATCGGTAATTCTATAACCGTCACAGCAGTTTCTTCCGATAAGCTTTGTTCAGAATCAACATCGATCACATCGGAAGAAGCGATGGACACAGATATTGTAGGACACGAAAGTAGCGGCGAGCGAGCATACAAATGATCAAAGCGTTCGATGCCTGCAAAGCTGCATATCGGTTTCTCGTCTTTCTTGACACTTTTGGATTTGGAGGTTTTGATAGAGGATGCTGATGGAAATATGGTCGGCAGGGCATCTTTTTTTAGGCATCGAGTTGTTCCTCTGACTTCGTAACAGTCAAAACTGAAGTGTTTGGAGCAGATACGAAAAGCTCCCTTTGCACTAAGGAAAATCTTTTGACACATAGCTTCGAAGTCCCCAAAGTCCTGAGGTGTCTCCAGCAGCcatctttttattatatttatatcccTTGGAAAAGAATGAAGAACTAAATCCGGATCTTTAATCTTCCAGGAACTGTTACATCCATTCACAATGCACGACGGCATGCTGTAAATAAAGGATATAACAGCTTAATTACATTCGCAAGGTTTCTTGCATATGGACAGCAATATTAGCCTATgaggtttaaagagtacctatcaggATCTAAACTctctttattccccccccccccccccaatctgtccctgactctcactgacactccctgtgtttcttttcattcaaaaccccctcattctacctgatttattgccttcttggctgctcattcagccaTCATAGTGTGAGAGAGGAAAGGGGCGTGGcccagcatagaggctgtgaacacaGTAGcaggcagctctgaatcttctcctctctgtttacaaatgtgcagagagaagaaagattggagctcagatagtaaaatcaatgagggcatgcagtcaggagtatgccctgttgtgctatgagcacagtgctggctcctgccggTCTGATTTAccggcagggagcagtgctgagcttgtctgtgtcccggctgcagtctgagatttagacaCGGTTGAATAGCTGCTGGGGTATGATAAGAAAGTgtccctttcctggagctgatggcggTCACTAAATTTATAAAattacctttttatttctcagctaaGTTTCAATGAGGTGgagctgagctgctcaagtgtcaCAGCCTTACACACCCCCTGGTTTGCACATACCTCCGATCCCTTCCTTGTCTGATGTAGAGAGCCCTGTATGTAACTGAAGGAGGGTCTGAGAGGTGAGGGAGAATGAGTAGGCATACcaggcacttgagcagcttagcACCACCTCCTCGACACTTAGCtgagaaataaaaattaaaaaaacatttgataagtttggcaaccaccatcagctccaggaaaagtacaatttgtctgtataccctaacagctatccaatagTGTCTACAGCTCTTACCAGCATATaaagatgacagattccctttaaggaagTATatgtagaaatgttttattttgcacaataacaataaaacaataaaaagtgcAAAGGTGTCTATAGCCTTTAAATCCCCTGCATGCCAATTTCTACTAAATTGATGCCATTAACAAGCAGCATAATGTCAATGCTTATGAAACGACAGAAAGAATTCCAAATTACAGGGGTAATTCGCCAGGAAGGGGGTTGTGAACTATGCTTACTGCAGAATGGGCATAGTTCACAACCCCCCTtcccactggataacccctttattaggAAGTACATTTGGAATATTGTAATTGTAGACTATTGGGGTATGAAAACATTTCTGTAGCACACTACACCCCAGGCACCCAGCTTGCCTAGTAGGAATCCTGCTTAAAATGTGAATCTCACCTTTGGGTGCAGGTAACAATGCCCTGCTGGCTATTTTTTATTAGGAAGCCTATATGCAACTCTCTAAGAAATATGGCTGTCACATTCCTATGGAAACCATGGAGATCATGTCACTGTTTCCTTAGTAACAACAAAGCCCCCCATCTTGATAATTATGGGTTGTACTGACTGCAGTTCTCTCACTAAAAACAAGCAAGATCTGAGTTGTTTCCAATCTTTGACTTTTCAGTACGTTTGAGCTCCTTTTCACGTTTTGAAGTATTCAGTCAAGTTGGATTTAAAAGGGAACTTTAAATTCACCAAAAGAAAAAAGACTTAACAGCAAATCTCTATAAACTGATCAACGTTCTGTACATTCAGGAACCACTAGGACTGCTTGGACATATACTGTCTCCATTGACGACAACACATTTCCGAGTACCGTAATGTGCGGGAAGATGCTTGACCAGAATTTATGAGCAGAGTTTCTCTGTTCAGATCTTTTGCATGGAGCAGACCTCATCTGGTATTGGTGCTTATGTCTGCGGTCATTTCATTTTAAACGCTGTTTCATTGACATACATACTTTTCTGATGGATTTCGGTGGAatattttaaagggtactccggtttaGAAAgaattatcccctatgcaaagcgtAGGAGATAAGTGTATAATCGTGTGGTGTCCGACCACTGGGCCTCCCTGTAATCTCCTGCACAGCAATTCAGCTTTCCAGCTCTTCCATAGATGCATGGAGAAGGTGTGTCATGGAGAAGGTGTGTCATGGAGAAGGTGTGTCATGGAGAAGGTGCGTCATGGAGAAGGTGTGTCATGGAGAAGGTGCGTCATGGAGAAGGTGCGTCATGGAGAAGGTGCGTCATGGAGAAGGTGCGTCATGGAGAAGGTGCGTCATGGAGAAGGTGCGTCATGGAGAAGGTGCGTCATGGAGAAGGTGCGTCATGGAGAAGGTGCGTCATGGAGAAGGTGCGTCATGGAGAAGGTGCGTCATGGAGAAGGTGCGTCATGGAGAAGGTGCGTCATGGAGAAGGTGCGTCATGGAGAAGGTGCGTCATGGAGAAGGTGCGTCATGGAGAAGGTGCGTCATGGAGAAGGTGCGTCATGGAGAAGGTGCGTCATGGAGAAGGTGCGTCATGGAGAAGGTGCGTCATGGAGAAGGTGCGTCATGGAGAAGGTGCGTCATGGAGAAGGTGCGTCATGGAGAAGGTGCGTCATGGAGAAGGTGTGTCATGGAGAAGGTGCGTCATGGAGAAGGTGCGTCATGGAGAAGGTGCGTCATGGAGAAGGTGTGTCATGGAGAAGGTGAGTCAACttcttcgtgcagtggtcgacacaggTCCGTGTATGGGGAGAATtgggcaggagatcgtgggggggggggggggcccagcgtGCGACCCCCATGATATCCTTTGCaggggggatacatttttctaaactACTCCTTAAACATGTTAAATCTTCTGCCTGAATCCAAATACTTGTCAGGAGTTCCATCGTGGAAATTCCTATGTGTAAACAGAGCACCAGAAACCGATTAAAATCAATGGCCATCAGGTGCAGGTGGGATTCTCCGTAGTGTAATAGGGGCTCTAGTTTTTCAGTTCTGGGTTGGATCAAAGTCTAATCCATTCTAGAACCTCAATGTAAAGGTTCCCCACATACCCCAATGCTATACATTGGCAGTGTATACATCTGTAACTGTTACTAGTATACAGTGTGGTCCGATGGTGAAAATTAACACAACAAACCACTTTTTTGTCAATATGTCTTTATTTTACACTTGATTTTGTTTTTttagctatacacatgtttttgggagGGAGGGACGGTGTTGAGGATGTTTATTTTTGCTGTAAAAACTACAAAAGCTTTAAATAAAGActtagatgataaaaaaaaagtaaaagctatagtctttaaaggggtactctgcccatagacatcttatcccctatccaatccccctgcaatctctgtgcagcacccagcatttgtttacaaCGCTGGGTGCCGAtggtgggggttgtgacgtcatgaccacgcccctcttgacatcccaccacgaccacgccccctcccaaagacttgcattagagggggcgtggtgtgatgacgAGGGGcgtagtcatgacgtcacgactcccgccgcccgctccaagtgtttggaacaaaatgttcggaacaatggggcagtggagtacccctctaactgTTACTGTCATTTGaagaaacttttgacatgtcaagacatatcaaaagttgacATCACAAGTTATAACCCAGTGAAGTATCtggcagcactctgcactccccgGCTGGTCACCCTGTCTAACTCATTTACTCCATAGACTCATGCAGTGAATGAGTTGAATTTGACTGAAGTAAAGTGCGCACCACAGGGATGGAGAAAAGCCCTATGAGAGAGTAACAGGGAGAGATTCTATGCTGCTGGTACAAGAATCCCTGTTCTATTGCTTCAACAATAAAGATATCTCTTGTAACCCACAAGAGCCTACACTGGTGGAGGATCAACACAAACCTTATGAAGGGGAAAGAATTTCATTTCAAAGAACAAATTGTGATGACCACGAATGCATCTCTAACAAGTTGGGGTGCTCATCTAGGCATTCATTGGTtaaaggacaatgtcctacagccatatccagcagatcttcaatctTCCAAGAGTTGAAGGCCATCCTTTTAGCCCTGTACCCGTTCGAGCCCTTGTTAAAGCCGATCTTTTAAGCTGGAAGAGGGTTCTACCAGGGGAGTGTTCTCTTAATCTTGGGTATTTTCAGCTTCTCATAGATAAGTGGGGTTGCCCATCTTGGGACCTCATGTCGATGAGAGAAAACAGAAATTTTTAGAAGTTCTGCtctctaaaaaggtcagacaaACTCAAAGTTCTGAGTGCGTTCACCTGGAAGAAGTTCATTGTATGTTTTTCTACCTGTTCCATTCTGAGAGCTCACTTCAAAGTTCTGGCAGAAGCCCTGAGATCAATCGTGGTAGCCCCATATTGGACGAGCAGGGCCTGGTTTCCAGCAATTTATCATCTCCCACGTGGCACGTTCTGGAAATTGCTACTGTAGCCAGATCTTCTACTCCAGGTACATTCCATCCTCAGATCAACAAACTACATCTGACAGCTTAGGATCTGAGAGGAGAGACTAAACCAGCTGGGGTTGTTTCTACCCTTCtatctccaaaaaaaaaaaagaatctgatAATTGTGTCTACACAGGGTTATGGAAAACAAATTCCTCCAGGCTACAACAATCTAAACTGTAGATATCAGTCATTTCCATCCTGCAGTTTCTTCAGGTTACCAAAAAATGACTAAATGCAAACAATTTTATCATGGCAATAAATGTTCTGACATATAAAAAAGTATTCTGCTAACCCTTTAATTACtaggttctttaaaggggtactccactgtccagtGTTCGGCACTAAatgtcggccacgccccttgtgacgacACGgcaatgtcccctcaatgcaatggctgtgatgtcatgagggtcgTGGccgccccccgcagcgcgaaaacagtgtttggaacatttatttcccctttaaggcccttaaGAATTAAAGGCCAGTAGTTCGCCCTCCATTCCCAGTCTGGATCTTGACACTAGTATTGAATAAACTCACGCTGCCCCTGTTTCAAACTTTGTCCGAAGTGGACTTTAAATAGTTGTCATACAAAGAAAAGAGCCTGGGAAGGAGCCCGCAGAGAGATTATCCTGTATTAAACGTCCAGGGCTGCagtcactactctgctggtgtgGAGTCACCGTGTACAAATATCACAATCTAATCCactgtacaggataaataatgaaattgtacatagtgaccccaccagcagaagagtgagcacagctctggagtatgccAGATCTTCTCCTGAGCTACATCCTATATTAAATATATGATGTAACTCAGGAGCAACATCTGGTATACTCTAGAGCtacgctcactattctgctggtggggtcactgtgtacatacattacttatcctgtactgatccggagttatatcctgtattatactccagagctgtactcactattctgctggtgaagtcactgtgtacattaggGCTTGCAAATTAGTAATGAATCAAGGAGTTAGCAAAAAAGTTAGTAGCCAGaaagctaaatatatatatattttttttttaacagggtgggccatttctatggatacaccttaataaaatgggaatggttggtgatattaacttcctctttgtggcacattagtatatgtgaggggggaaacttttcaagatgggtggtgatcatggcggccattttgaagtcgccattttgaatccaacttttgttttttcaataggaagagggtcatgtgacacatcaaacttattgggaatttcacaagaaaaacaatgatgtgcttggttttaacgtaactttattcttttatgagttatttacaagtttctgaccacttataaaatgtgttcaatgtgctgcccattgtgttggattgtcaatgcaaccctcttctctatatactgctatatcctactatatacaccacaggagaaatgctagcacaggcttccagtatccgtatacactgctatatactactatatacaccgcaggagaaatgctagcacaggcttccagtatccgtagtttcaggtgctgcagaatgggcaaaaccaaaattggaacaggattctcagtttacgcagaagattttgttcagtgatgaggaaacttttatatgaatggtgaagttaacaaacaaaaccaccgctattggtctgacactaacccacattggatagatccctccaagactgttggaacacaaaaattgatggtatggtgtggtatatgggtacaaagatagtggagcCATTCTTCattaatggaaacctcaaggccactggatatgtgaaattgctacatgatgatgtgtttccctctttttgcactgaagctgcacgttccctgagtttttcctgcaagatggtgaccaccacattatgggtgtcaggtccgagcattcctagatgaacagtttcctggaaagtggattggtcgtcgtgggccaaggtctcccgatctgacccccttagacttttatctttggggtcatctgaaggcaattgtctatgctgtgaagatacgagatgtgcagcacctgaaactacggatactggaagcctgtgctagcatttctcctgcggtgtatatagtagaatatagcagtgtatacggatactggaagcctgtgctagcatttctcctgcggtgtatatagtagtatatagcagtgtatacggatactggaagcctgtgctagcatttctcctgcggtgtatatagtagtatatagcagtgtatacggatactggaagcctgtgctagcatttctcctgcggtgtatatagtagtatatagcagtgtatacggatactggaagcctgtgctagcatttctcctgcagtgtatatagtagtatatagcaatgtatacggatactggaagcctgtgctagcatttctcctgcggtgtatatagtagtatatagcagtgtatacggatactggaagcctgtgctagcatttctcctgcagtgtatatagtagtatatagcaatgtatacggatactggaagcctgtgctagcatttctcctgcggtgtatataatagtatatagcagtgtatacggatactggaagcctgtgccagcatttatcctgcggtgtatataatagtatatagcagtgtatacggatactggaagcctgtgctagcatttctcctgcggtgtatatagtagtatatagcagtgtatacggatactggaagcctgtgctagcatttctcctgcggtgtatatagtagtatatagca
The sequence above is a segment of the Hyla sarda isolate aHylSar1 chromosome 6, aHylSar1.hap1, whole genome shotgun sequence genome. Coding sequences within it:
- the LOC130277430 gene encoding uncharacterized protein LOC130277430, which gives rise to MTHCTESRAVDAAIIYVSVQEIHGRYHCPVVTPLRQWLPPPPSDPYTMAAAPRPVIWGRHILTGVRGVRPAVRGAGSWGSAPPIWRGPSSIRNRAWEDAAPCEGRRDDGGGEAKTRGGKGRTGCERRDGTKRRGETEVSPGAKCRGGGAKLLKCLVCLLILPHLSDPPSVTYRALYIRQGRDRSMPSCIVNGCNSSWKIKDPDLVLHSFPRDINIIKRWLLETPQDFGDFEAMCQKIFLSAKGAFRICSKHFSFDCYEVRGTTRCLKKDALPTIFPSASSIKTSKSKSVKKDEKPICSFAGIERFDHLYARSPLLSCPTISVSIASSDVIDVDSEQSLSEETAVTVIELPIHQPNRDHRRGFMRRGVRTSHTRSIGTMTDYFPGQVHKSTQTDPVFGTKNKKVMANISKSNKTLGIQCHVVEEAIGGTLISSRTSENNLNQESPNVYPSKSPQVWIAPIPSKSRRVICRQLERQHPIFYMI